A genomic stretch from Leptotrichia sp. HSP-536 includes:
- a CDS encoding Fic family protein, whose product MLFIESEYKKIQETTDKYKKQKYWKIAVGLNQVDDLKPSEELRKLAYENINNIKTYVEVEDELHKYYSKSEKINKSEYECDLVSLKIVELLDNSSFNLTVNALASIHKELFESVISEQFCGRFRKFDIQKYEEILNGDSANYGNFRTIEEDLKDIVEELNIRKYEINNTNDIVKLAVDCVKKIWDVHTFVEGNTRTTTVFVLKFLNSLGIEDVSNDLFRDNAKYFRDCLVLANYSQLNRYNEFIKPDIKPLYRFFEKFVIDDKLELIEIEPVHNNKYYDKIENPSKLLEYEGLNEDLFGLVEFF is encoded by the coding sequence GTGTTATTTATAGAAAGCGAATATAAAAAAATACAAGAAACAACCGACAAATATAAAAAGCAGAAATATTGGAAAATTGCGGTTGGGCTTAATCAAGTTGATGATTTGAAGCCGTCAGAAGAATTACGAAAACTTGCTTATGAGAATATAAATAATATTAAGACTTATGTTGAAGTGGAAGATGAATTGCACAAGTATTATAGCAAGTCAGAGAAGATTAATAAATCGGAGTATGAATGTGATTTGGTGAGTTTGAAAATTGTAGAATTGCTGGATAATTCTAGTTTTAATTTGACAGTAAATGCTTTGGCAAGTATTCATAAGGAACTTTTTGAGAGTGTTATTAGTGAGCAGTTTTGTGGGAGGTTTAGGAAGTTTGATATTCAGAAGTATGAAGAGATTTTGAATGGAGATAGTGCTAATTATGGGAATTTTCGTACTATTGAAGAGGATCTGAAGGATATTGTTGAGGAATTGAATATTAGGAAATATGAGATTAACAACACAAATGATATTGTGAAATTGGCAGTAGATTGTGTGAAAAAAATTTGGGATGTTCATACGTTTGTAGAAGGGAATACTAGGACGACTACTGTGTTTGTGTTGAAATTTTTGAATTCTTTAGGAATTGAGGATGTTTCAAATGATTTATTCAGAGATAATGCGAAATATTTTAGGGATTGTCTAGTTTTAGCCAATTATTCACAACTAAATAGATATAATGAATTTATAAAACCTGATATTAAGCCACTTTATAGGTTCTTTGAGAAATTTGTGATTGATGATAAACTGGAATTGATTGAGATAGAGCCAGTTCATAATAATAAATATTATGATAAGATTGAGAATCCAAGTAAATTGTTAGAATATGAAGGGTTAAATGAGGATTTATTTGGATTGGTAGAATTTTTTTGA
- a CDS encoding thioredoxin domain-containing protein gives MRKIVKFEKNDCNPCAMVSDLLDKKGVEYERVNPFDNPEMAVKYRVRSVPTVILFEENEEIKRTIGFKPEEINEIISMM, from the coding sequence ATGAGAAAAATAGTAAAATTTGAAAAAAATGACTGCAACCCATGTGCAATGGTGTCAGACTTATTAGATAAAAAAGGTGTAGAATACGAAAGAGTAAATCCATTCGACAATCCAGAAATGGCTGTAAAATACAGAGTAAGAAGTGTTCCAACAGTAATTTTATTTGAAGAAAACGAAGAAATAAAAAGAACAATTGGATTTAAGCCAGAAGAAATTAACGAAATCATTTCAATGATGTAA
- the topA gene encoding type I DNA topoisomerase, translating into MAKKLVIVESPSKAKTIEKILGRNYEVVASYGHVIDLPKTKIGIDVENNFEPQYKVIKGKGEVLKKLKEKAKSANAVYLASDQDREGEAIAWHISNYIKQPDKVKRIEFNEITKTAVNNAIKNPRDINDNLVNAQQARRLLDRIVGYKISPLLWKIINRNASAGRVQSVALRLICDLEDEINAFVPQKYWEVSALIEKDINLNLVKIADEKVDRIFDEKVVKKLKKDLKDQALTIEKIEVKKKSQRPPLVFKTSTLQQLASSYLGYGASKTMRIAQQLYEGLPIDGENKGLITYMRTDSTRISVDALNMAKDYITKNYGEKYVGKYVVKNSKSNVQDAHEGIRPSDINLVPDDIKVYLTNEQYRLYKLIWDRFLVSQFAAMQYEQMQINAVNGDYSFRGTINKVIFDGYYKIFKDEDEIKTGDFPELKEGNVHPIDKLNVEEGITKPPTRFSEATLVKKLESEGIGRPSTYASIVETLKTREYVELIEKRFYPTYLGYEVKDELVKNFQDIMNVKFTANMEKELDKVEEGTVEWVQLLRTFYNSLEKEIDKFEKEIEEMKNRRIISDVLDSEGKPMILKTGLYGKYLISEINEKEKVSLKGIAVSPEELKKGEIFVKTEVEKLQNNKKGILTDYFDENGNRYVLKIGRFGEYLESKNYEKDEKRMSLPLELKQKYKKGAVIELDGVLQINEEMKRLYEIDRKIIEEAGDCEFCGKPYEIKTGRFGKFLACTGYPECKTIKNIKTGKVTRVTEKEEKAKKTTKKATKKTVTKAKSTVAKTKKSATVKKKNKTK; encoded by the coding sequence TTGGCTAAAAAGTTAGTTATTGTTGAGTCACCATCAAAAGCAAAAACCATTGAAAAGATACTTGGTAGAAATTATGAAGTTGTTGCATCTTACGGACATGTGATTGATTTACCTAAAACAAAAATTGGGATAGATGTGGAAAATAATTTTGAGCCTCAATACAAAGTTATAAAAGGGAAAGGTGAGGTTTTAAAGAAATTAAAGGAAAAAGCGAAAAGTGCGAATGCTGTTTATCTGGCATCAGATCAGGATAGGGAAGGGGAAGCGATTGCTTGGCACATTTCTAATTATATTAAGCAGCCTGACAAGGTAAAAAGAATTGAATTTAATGAGATAACGAAGACGGCTGTAAATAATGCGATTAAGAATCCAAGAGATATTAATGATAACCTTGTGAATGCACAGCAGGCAAGAAGACTGCTGGATAGAATTGTGGGATATAAAATAAGTCCGCTTTTGTGGAAAATAATTAATCGTAATGCCAGCGCTGGACGTGTACAGTCGGTTGCATTAAGGCTGATTTGTGACCTGGAAGATGAGATAAATGCGTTTGTACCGCAAAAATACTGGGAAGTAAGTGCATTAATTGAAAAAGATATTAATCTTAATTTGGTAAAAATTGCAGATGAAAAAGTGGATAGAATTTTTGACGAAAAGGTTGTAAAAAAATTAAAAAAAGACTTGAAAGATCAGGCTTTGACAATTGAAAAAATAGAAGTTAAGAAAAAATCTCAAAGACCGCCGCTTGTGTTCAAAACGAGTACATTACAGCAGCTGGCTTCCTCATATCTTGGTTACGGTGCAAGCAAAACTATGAGAATTGCACAGCAGCTTTATGAAGGACTTCCAATTGATGGAGAAAATAAAGGACTTATAACTTATATGAGAACAGATTCTACAAGAATTTCCGTTGATGCTTTAAATATGGCAAAGGATTACATTACAAAAAATTATGGTGAAAAATACGTTGGAAAATATGTTGTAAAAAATTCAAAATCAAATGTTCAGGATGCCCACGAAGGAATCCGTCCATCTGACATTAACTTAGTTCCAGACGACATAAAAGTTTATTTGACAAATGAGCAGTATAGACTGTATAAATTAATTTGGGACAGATTTCTGGTTTCACAGTTTGCAGCGATGCAGTATGAGCAGATGCAGATTAATGCTGTGAATGGAGATTACAGTTTTCGAGGGACAATTAACAAAGTAATTTTTGATGGATATTACAAGATTTTTAAAGACGAAGATGAAATTAAGACTGGTGATTTTCCAGAATTAAAGGAAGGCAATGTTCATCCGATAGATAAATTGAATGTAGAGGAAGGAATAACAAAGCCTCCAACAAGATTTTCAGAAGCGACACTTGTAAAAAAACTGGAATCAGAAGGAATTGGACGTCCATCGACTTATGCTTCAATTGTTGAAACGCTGAAAACGAGGGAATATGTGGAACTTATTGAAAAACGTTTTTATCCAACGTATCTGGGATACGAAGTAAAGGATGAGCTTGTAAAAAACTTTCAGGATATTATGAATGTGAAGTTTACGGCGAATATGGAAAAAGAATTAGATAAGGTTGAGGAAGGAACAGTTGAATGGGTGCAGCTTTTGAGGACTTTTTATAATTCGCTTGAAAAGGAAATTGACAAGTTTGAAAAAGAGATAGAGGAAATGAAAAATCGGAGAATTATTTCTGATGTATTAGATTCAGAAGGAAAGCCGATGATTTTAAAAACTGGACTGTATGGTAAATATTTAATAAGTGAGATAAATGAAAAGGAAAAAGTTTCATTAAAGGGAATCGCTGTTTCGCCTGAAGAACTTAAAAAAGGGGAAATTTTTGTAAAAACGGAAGTTGAAAAATTACAAAATAATAAAAAGGGAATTTTGACGGATTATTTTGATGAAAATGGAAACAGATATGTGCTGAAAATCGGGCGTTTTGGAGAATATCTTGAAAGTAAAAATTATGAAAAAGATGAAAAGCGAATGTCATTACCTTTAGAGCTGAAACAGAAGTATAAGAAAGGGGCTGTGATAGAACTTGACGGTGTGCTGCAAATAAATGAAGAAATGAAACGGCTTTACGAAATTGACAGAAAAATAATAGAAGAAGCGGGAGACTGTGAATTTTGTGGAAAACCTTATGAAATAAAGACTGGCAGATTTGGGAAATTTTTGGCTTGTACAGGTTATCCAGAATGTAAAACTATAAAGAATATAAAAACTGGGAAAGTTACAAGAGTGACTGAAAAAGAGGAAAAAGCTAAGAAAACTACAAAAAAAGCGACTAAAAAAACAGTAACTAAAGCAAAATCTACGGTTGCAAAAACTAAAAAATCTGCGACAGTTAAAAAGAAAAATAAAACCAAATAA
- the nrdE gene encoding class 1b ribonucleoside-diphosphate reductase subunit alpha, translated as MVDKRAKKWIYLNNEIMVKKGEDFQLEKDKEAVYSYFVDYVNKNTVFFHNLEEKMRYLIKNDYYIDFYEMYSHDEIKEVFKLVYDKKFRFASFMSASKFYQSYALMDDTGEKFLERYEDRIAAVSLYLAQGNAEKAKEYALMLINQEYQPATPTFLNSGKKRSGELVSCFLDEMGDNLSGIGYIFDSSMKLSSIGGGVSINLSKIRARGEAIKGVEGRASGVLPIMKILEDIFSYANQLGQRAGAGAVYLNVFHSDINEFLDSKKINVDEKIRIKSLSIGVIVPDKFMQLAMEDEVCYTFNPHTVFLEYGQYLDEMDMNEMYEKLIDNPNVKKKKINARELLVKISQTQKESGYPYLFFKDNANREHALKEIGTVKFSNLCTEICQLSEVSDINAYYEEDTIRRGISCNLGSLNIATVMKNKRIKEATKAAIDSLTMVSDLTNIDIVPSIKKANDELHSVGLGAMNLHGYLAKNFIMYESKEALDFCNVFFMMVNFYSLERSMEIAKEKEETFKDFEKSEYANGNYFDKYITKEYMPKTEKIKQLFEGIYIPTKEDWANLKEQVMKHGVYNAYRMAIAPNQSTSYIMNSTASVMPVVDTIEVREYGDSTTFYPMPYLTNDNYFFYKSAYDMDQKNILKLISVIQKHVDQGISTILYTKSTDSTRDLARLYIYAHRLGLKSLYYTRTRKAMIEECISCSV; from the coding sequence ATGGTAGATAAAAGAGCAAAAAAATGGATATACTTAAATAACGAGATAATGGTAAAAAAAGGGGAGGATTTTCAGCTTGAAAAAGATAAAGAGGCTGTTTATTCGTATTTTGTAGATTATGTAAATAAAAATACGGTGTTTTTTCATAACCTTGAGGAAAAGATGAGATATTTGATAAAAAATGATTATTATATTGATTTTTATGAGATGTATAGCCATGATGAGATAAAGGAAGTGTTTAAGCTGGTTTATGATAAAAAGTTCAGGTTTGCTTCGTTTATGAGTGCATCAAAATTTTATCAAAGTTATGCTTTGATGGATGACACTGGGGAGAAATTCTTGGAAAGATATGAGGATAGAATTGCTGCCGTTTCGCTTTATTTGGCACAGGGGAATGCTGAAAAGGCGAAAGAATATGCTTTGATGTTGATAAATCAAGAATATCAGCCAGCTACTCCTACTTTTTTAAATTCTGGGAAAAAACGTTCCGGGGAACTTGTTTCCTGTTTTCTTGATGAAATGGGGGATAATCTGAGTGGAATCGGGTATATTTTTGATTCTTCAATGAAACTTTCTTCGATTGGTGGAGGAGTTTCGATAAATCTCTCTAAAATCAGGGCAAGAGGGGAAGCTATAAAAGGAGTGGAAGGTAGAGCTTCTGGAGTTTTGCCGATTATGAAGATTTTAGAGGATATTTTTTCGTATGCAAATCAGTTGGGGCAAAGAGCTGGGGCTGGAGCAGTTTATTTGAATGTTTTCCATTCTGACATTAATGAATTTTTGGATAGTAAAAAGATAAATGTAGATGAAAAAATCAGAATAAAATCATTATCAATCGGAGTTATTGTTCCAGACAAGTTTATGCAGTTGGCAATGGAAGATGAAGTTTGCTACACATTCAATCCACACACAGTATTCCTAGAATATGGACAATATCTGGACGAAATGGATATGAACGAAATGTATGAAAAACTGATTGATAATCCAAATGTTAAAAAGAAAAAAATAAACGCAAGGGAACTTCTTGTAAAAATTTCTCAAACGCAAAAGGAAAGCGGGTATCCTTATTTATTCTTTAAAGATAATGCGAATAGGGAGCATGCATTGAAAGAAATTGGGACGGTTAAATTCTCAAATCTTTGCACCGAAATATGCCAATTATCAGAAGTTTCAGACATTAACGCATATTATGAGGAAGACACAATAAGACGTGGAATTTCGTGTAACCTAGGTTCATTAAATATTGCAACTGTAATGAAAAACAAAAGAATAAAAGAAGCTACAAAAGCAGCAATTGACTCGCTTACAATGGTATCAGACTTGACAAACATTGATATTGTTCCGTCAATAAAAAAAGCAAACGACGAACTGCACTCAGTAGGGCTAGGAGCAATGAACCTGCACGGATACTTGGCTAAAAACTTTATTATGTACGAAAGCAAGGAAGCGCTTGATTTCTGTAACGTATTCTTTATGATGGTAAACTTTTATTCATTAGAACGTTCAATGGAAATTGCAAAGGAAAAAGAAGAAACTTTTAAGGACTTTGAAAAATCTGAATACGCCAATGGAAACTACTTTGACAAATACATCACAAAAGAATATATGCCAAAAACAGAAAAAATAAAACAGCTATTTGAAGGAATCTACATCCCAACAAAAGAAGACTGGGCAAACTTAAAAGAGCAAGTAATGAAACATGGAGTCTACAACGCCTACCGAATGGCAATTGCCCCAAACCAGTCAACATCCTACATAATGAATTCCACAGCCTCAGTAATGCCAGTAGTTGACACAATCGAAGTAAGAGAATACGGAGACAGCACAACTTTCTACCCAATGCCGTACTTGACAAACGATAACTATTTCTTCTATAAATCAGCTTACGATATGGATCAAAAAAATATCTTGAAACTGATTTCTGTAATTCAAAAACACGTGGATCAAGGAATTTCTACAATTTTATACACAAAGAGTACAGACAGCACAAGAGATTTAGCTAGACTTTATATTTATGCTCATAGGCTGGGGTTGAAGTCGCTTTATTATACGAGAACGAGAAAGGCTATGATTGAGGAGTGTATTTCATGTTCGGTGTAA
- the nrdI gene encoding class Ib ribonucleoside-diphosphate reductase assembly flavoprotein NrdI has protein sequence MYIYYDSKTGNVERFTKKMQTQRPDWHFIKINPTMVIKNEGHFLTFTTKIGEIPATTDEFLQNENNSKLLKSVSSSGNINWGQFFALAADKIQEKYGIPVLMKFELSGTSTEVENYIKYLENN, from the coding sequence ATGTATATATATTACGATTCAAAAACAGGAAATGTTGAACGATTCACAAAAAAAATGCAAACACAACGTCCAGACTGGCATTTTATAAAGATAAATCCAACTATGGTAATCAAAAATGAAGGACATTTTCTAACATTTACAACAAAAATCGGAGAAATTCCAGCAACAACAGACGAATTTCTACAAAATGAAAATAACAGTAAACTATTAAAATCAGTAAGTTCCAGCGGAAACATAAACTGGGGACAATTTTTCGCACTAGCGGCTGATAAGATTCAGGAAAAATACGGAATTCCAGTATTAATGAAATTTGAGCTGTCGGGAACAAGTACGGAAGTGGAAAATTATATCAAGTATTTGGAAAATAATTAA
- the dprA gene encoding DNA-processing protein DprA — MEWLRLKEYGMKNAHIKKLMLIFQDFEELFYEENFKLFNDELKNQLEEAMKIDLKARLELYERNRVRIISANDKEYPKKLKEIKDFPVFLYLKGKKLKDYDKIKMDKGKISVDNKRNIGVVGTRRATKFGKTACEKIVKELVNYDVTIISGLADGIDTIALKTALDKEIEVVSVVGTGLDIVYPYENRDLWERIGEIGTLISEYPLGTQPTRWTFPRRNRIIAGISDGVLVAESFKKGGALITAELAFSMNREVFAVPGFINYPSFEGCNDLIKSNKAKLVTCGNDIAEEFLWDIKKEKSKLQKLTEDEKIVFETIIEETSFEQILQNVKEKIEKNKLFSIIMSLKIRGLITETNGAKYIRIV, encoded by the coding sequence GTGGAATGGCTTAGATTAAAGGAATATGGGATGAAAAATGCCCATATAAAAAAACTTATGTTAATTTTTCAGGATTTTGAAGAATTATTTTATGAAGAAAATTTTAAATTATTTAATGATGAATTAAAAAATCAATTAGAAGAAGCAATGAAAATTGATTTGAAAGCAAGATTAGAACTTTACGAGCGAAACAGAGTAAGAATAATCAGTGCAAATGATAAGGAATATCCCAAAAAACTGAAGGAAATAAAAGATTTTCCAGTTTTTTTATATTTAAAAGGAAAAAAGCTAAAAGATTATGACAAAATAAAGATGGATAAAGGAAAAATTTCAGTAGACAACAAGCGTAATATCGGAGTTGTAGGAACACGGCGAGCAACAAAATTTGGAAAAACAGCTTGTGAAAAAATTGTAAAAGAACTTGTAAATTATGATGTAACGATAATTAGCGGACTTGCCGATGGAATAGACACAATCGCACTGAAAACTGCACTGGACAAGGAAATAGAAGTTGTATCAGTAGTAGGCACAGGGCTGGACATAGTTTATCCATACGAAAATCGGGATTTATGGGAAAGAATAGGTGAAATTGGAACTCTTATAAGTGAATATCCGCTCGGAACACAGCCTACACGCTGGACTTTTCCTAGAAGAAACCGAATTATTGCGGGAATTTCAGATGGAGTTCTGGTAGCCGAAAGTTTTAAGAAAGGTGGTGCATTAATCACAGCAGAACTGGCTTTCAGCATGAACCGTGAAGTTTTTGCTGTACCGGGATTCATAAATTATCCATCTTTTGAAGGCTGTAACGATTTAATAAAAAGCAATAAGGCAAAACTAGTAACTTGTGGAAACGACATTGCCGAAGAGTTTTTATGGGATATAAAAAAAGAAAAAAGTAAATTGCAGAAATTGACAGAAGATGAGAAAATTGTATTTGAAACAATAATTGAAGAAACGAGCTTTGAACAAATACTGCAAAATGTGAAAGAAAAAATTGAGAAAAATAAGCTGTTTTCAATAATTATGAGCTTGAAAATAAGAGGATTAATTACAGAAACAAATGGGGCGAAGTATATAAGGATAGTATAA
- the nrdF gene encoding class 1b ribonucleoside-diphosphate reductase subunit beta, with translation MEKKIYEAVNWNTPENDYVEMFWEQNLKQFWIDTEYIPSKDIDSWNSLEPAMKLAYLHVLGGLTLLDTLQSHTGMPKIIDHIESLQNRSVLSYMCMMETIHAKSYSTIFTTVASTREINETFRWVQENPHLQYKANKIDEYYQKMNNPEASKREIAMALAASVYLETYLFYSGFFLPLWLAGQGEMVASCDIIKKIIADESIHGVFVGLLFQELYNSFSEEEKADMRAELKKLMYDLYENETKYTDEIYGDLGLTGDVKEYIRYNANKALMNLGFEEEFEVKNVNPIVLNGLNVETTQHDFFSKKSTNYEKALEVVHLHDDDFKFDEEVNADDLI, from the coding sequence ATGGAGAAAAAAATATATGAGGCAGTAAACTGGAACACACCGGAAAATGATTATGTGGAGATGTTTTGGGAGCAGAATTTGAAGCAGTTCTGGATTGATACGGAATATATTCCGTCGAAGGATATTGATAGCTGGAATTCGCTTGAGCCTGCGATGAAGTTGGCGTATTTGCATGTGTTGGGAGGATTGACACTTTTGGATACGTTGCAAAGCCATACGGGGATGCCAAAGATTATTGATCATATTGAGTCGCTGCAAAATCGTTCGGTGCTTTCATATATGTGTATGATGGAAACGATTCACGCAAAATCTTATTCAACAATATTTACAACGGTTGCGTCTACAAGAGAAATTAACGAAACATTCAGATGGGTTCAGGAAAATCCGCACTTGCAGTATAAAGCTAATAAAATTGATGAATATTATCAGAAAATGAACAATCCTGAGGCTTCAAAAAGAGAAATAGCGATGGCTCTGGCAGCTTCGGTTTATTTGGAAACATATTTGTTTTACAGCGGATTCTTTTTGCCGCTTTGGCTTGCAGGACAGGGAGAAATGGTTGCAAGCTGCGATATAATAAAGAAAATCATAGCTGATGAGTCGATTCATGGAGTTTTTGTCGGACTATTGTTCCAAGAACTATATAATTCTTTCAGCGAAGAGGAAAAAGCTGATATGAGAGCTGAACTGAAAAAATTGATGTACGACTTGTACGAAAATGAAACAAAATATACTGATGAAATTTACGGTGATTTAGGACTTACAGGCGATGTGAAGGAATACATCCGTTACAATGCGAATAAAGCCTTAATGAATCTAGGATTTGAAGAGGAATTTGAAGTCAAAAATGTAAATCCAATTGTGTTAAATGGTTTAAATGTGGAAACAACACAGCACGATTTCTTCTCGAAAAAATCTACGAATTATGAAAAGGCGTTGGAAGTGGTGCATTTGCATGATGATGATTTTAAGTTTGATGAAGAAGTGAATGCGGATGATTTGATTTAA
- the asnS gene encoding asparagine--tRNA ligase, with the protein MLLELRELQKNTKEYLGKEIEINGWVKKIRSQKNFGFIELNDGTFFTGIQVVFEEGMKNFEEISKLTISTSVKVTGIVVESLGKGQDYEIKATKISVYQKADSDYPLQNKRHSFEFLRTIAHLRPRTNAFFATFRVRSILSYAIHKFFQEKNFVYVQTPIITGSDAEGAGEMFRLTTLDINNVPKTENGSIDFKQDFFGKEANLTVSGQLNVETFATAFKNTYTFGPTFRAEKSNTPKHAAEFWMMEPEIAFADLDVNMDVIEEMIKYIVNYVRENAKEEMEFFNKFVDKDLFNRLDTLVNNEFGRITYTEAIEILKNSKQKFEYEVEWGIDLQTEHERYLAEKHFKKPVFVTDYPKDIKAFYMKLNEDGKTVRAVDLLAPGIGEIVGGSQREDDYETLLGKINEMGLKEEDYWWYLDLRKYGSVPHSGFGLGFDRMLMYITGMTNIRDVIPFPRTTKNLEF; encoded by the coding sequence ATGTTATTAGAATTAAGAGAACTTCAAAAGAATACAAAAGAGTATTTGGGAAAAGAAATTGAAATTAATGGTTGGGTAAAAAAAATTAGAAGTCAAAAAAACTTTGGATTTATTGAGTTGAATGATGGAACTTTTTTTACTGGGATTCAAGTTGTGTTTGAAGAAGGAATGAAAAATTTTGAGGAAATTTCTAAACTTACGATTTCGACTTCGGTTAAAGTTACAGGAATTGTAGTAGAATCGCTAGGAAAAGGGCAGGATTACGAAATTAAAGCAACAAAAATTTCTGTTTATCAAAAAGCTGATTCAGATTATCCGTTGCAAAATAAAAGGCATTCATTTGAATTTTTGAGAACGATTGCACATTTACGTCCTAGAACTAATGCGTTTTTTGCAACTTTTAGAGTACGTTCAATTTTGTCTTATGCAATTCATAAATTCTTTCAGGAAAAGAACTTTGTGTATGTTCAAACACCTATAATTACTGGAAGTGATGCGGAGGGTGCTGGAGAAATGTTTAGACTTACAACACTTGATATAAACAATGTTCCAAAAACGGAAAATGGAAGTATTGATTTTAAACAGGATTTCTTTGGGAAAGAAGCAAATCTTACGGTTAGTGGGCAGTTAAATGTTGAAACTTTTGCAACTGCATTTAAAAATACGTATACTTTTGGGCCTACATTCAGGGCTGAAAAATCGAACACTCCAAAACACGCTGCGGAATTTTGGATGATGGAGCCTGAAATTGCATTTGCGGACTTGGATGTAAATATGGATGTTATTGAGGAAATGATAAAATACATTGTAAATTATGTAAGGGAAAATGCTAAGGAAGAAATGGAATTTTTTAATAAATTTGTAGACAAAGATTTATTTAACAGACTTGACACCTTAGTAAATAATGAATTTGGAAGAATTACTTATACAGAAGCAATTGAAATTTTGAAAAATTCAAAACAAAAATTTGAGTATGAAGTGGAATGGGGAATTGATTTACAGACTGAACACGAAAGATATTTGGCGGAAAAACACTTTAAAAAGCCTGTATTTGTAACTGATTATCCAAAAGATATAAAGGCATTTTATATGAAGTTAAATGAAGATGGGAAAACTGTAAGAGCAGTTGATTTATTGGCACCAGGAATTGGAGAAATTGTAGGTGGAAGCCAAAGGGAAGATGATTATGAAACTCTTTTAGGAAAAATTAACGAAATGGGATTAAAAGAGGAAGATTACTGGTGGTACCTAGACTTGAGAAAATACGGAAGTGTGCCACATTCAGGATTTGGGCTTGGATTTGACAGAATGCTTATGTATATCACTGGAATGACAAACATAAGGGATGTAATTCCGTTCCCAAGAACAACTAAAAACTTGGAGTTCTAA
- a CDS encoding tetratricopeptide repeat protein — MKRMIMMMGILLIFATVVKANYYITENTTVTSPGDATTVEEERIAPTVEPDEITRQAFEPGNTLNKSRNGEIKNIPVERKTVDSGTMPATQTEDISTEAKYDSYTNYENATLAKKSSSATFRMAQLYFRDGLYEKAVNLALKDEAPDIPVMYVIAIGSRLMGNNEQSIDYYSRILSQDNNQAEAKLGMGIAYKSKGEFSKALGYLRDYDSTHSDDEVKKEIAVLNEILAGSR, encoded by the coding sequence ATGAAAAGAATGATAATGATGATGGGGATTCTTTTAATTTTTGCGACAGTTGTAAAGGCAAATTATTATATTACTGAAAATACGACGGTAACCAGTCCAGGTGATGCCACTACTGTTGAAGAAGAAAGAATTGCACCAACTGTTGAACCTGATGAAATAACAAGGCAAGCATTTGAACCAGGAAATACATTAAATAAAAGCAGAAATGGAGAAATAAAAAATATACCGGTTGAACGAAAAACTGTTGATAGTGGAACTATGCCGGCAACACAGACTGAAGATATATCAACGGAAGCAAAATACGATTCATACACAAATTACGAAAATGCCACGCTTGCTAAAAAAAGCTCATCAGCCACATTCAGAATGGCACAGCTTTATTTTCGTGATGGACTTTATGAAAAAGCAGTAAATTTGGCACTAAAAGATGAAGCGCCTGATATTCCTGTAATGTATGTAATTGCAATTGGCTCAAGGCTTATGGGGAATAATGAACAGTCAATTGATTATTACAGCAGAATCTTGTCACAAGACAACAATCAGGCTGAAGCAAAACTGGGCATGGGAATTGCCTACAAATCAAAAGGGGAATTTTCAAAAGCATTAGGATATTTGCGGGATTATGATTCTACACATTCTGATGATGAGGTAAAAAAGGAAATCGCAGTATTAAATGAAATATTAGCCGGTTCAAGATAA